In one window of Arachis ipaensis cultivar K30076 chromosome B06, Araip1.1, whole genome shotgun sequence DNA:
- the LOC107646726 gene encoding uncharacterized protein LOC107646726, with translation MRYNRMKDPQEHLTAFKARMNLEGVDDAIRCRAFQESIIAFADISRNFLAQFTTRIAKANHPINLLGVSQRASETTRKFLNRFNDECLEIDVLTDSVASLCLTNSLLNKDFTKHLTTKLLWTMQKIQNVARKYINDEEVSQMVAANKQQPPNPPTSQPGFTERPKETLKEGTSRKQFKPFSRVGKFTNYSPLTAPIVEVYQQIIDKGILSKPRKLKDRTSGNKSLYCDYHKDFGHKTQDYFDLKDAFDQAIREGKLTEFSQFIREPRKRERERSEEDQSRAVKPRQGLPESTNNAPNRSH, from the exons ATGAGGTACAACAGGATGAAGGACCCACAAGAACATCTGACGGCCTTTAAGGCTAGGATGAATCTGGAGGGTGTCGATGACGCCATCAGATGTCGGGCTTTCCAA GAGTCCATCATCGCCTTTGCGGATATCTCTCGCAACTTTTTGGCACAGTTCACTACCCGCATAGCCAAGGCTAACCACCCGATCAATCTATTGGGGGTTTCCCAGCGGGCTAGTGAGACGACGAGGAAATTCCTTAACCGATTCAATGATGAATGCCTAGAGATCGACGTCTTGACGGACTCTGTGGCGAGCCTATGCCTGACGAACAGCCTGTTGAACAAAGACTTTACGAAGCACCTTACCACCAAGCTCCTATGGACCATGCAGAAAATCCAGAATGTTGCAAGAAAATACATCAACGATGAGGAAGTGAGTCAAATGGTGGCAGCCAATAAGCAGCAACCACCCAACCCGCCTACTAGTCAACCCGGATTCACCGAGAGACCAAAGGAGACGCTCAAGGAAGGGACATCAAGGAAACAATTCAAGCCATTTTCCCGGGTAGGCAAGTTTACAAACTACAGCCCTCTCACAGCTCCGATAGtggaagtttaccaacagattaTAGACAAAGGTATCCTATCGAAGCCCCGAAAACTAAAAGATAGGACAAGTGGAAACAAGAGTCTCTACTGTGATTACCACAAGGATTTCGGTCACAAGACTCAGGACTATTTCGACTTGAAGGATGCTTTTGATCAAGCTATTCGGGAGGGCAAGCTGACTGAGTTCTCGCAATTTATAAGAGAACCAAGGAAGAGAGAGCGAGAACGGTCCGAGGAAGATCAAAGCCGTGCGGTGAAGCCAAGGCAGGGGCTGCCCGAGAGCACCAATAATGCCCCCAACCGTAGTCATTAA